Proteins from a genomic interval of Vicia villosa cultivar HV-30 ecotype Madison, WI unplaced genomic scaffold, Vvil1.0 ctg.000107F_1_1, whole genome shotgun sequence:
- the LOC131624186 gene encoding uncharacterized protein LOC131624186: MHQKKSEVQIGKESIGVSSDFNPTPPIQHNHHQNYQRQHLCPRHHSIDISPTQSPLPQKQPPINKPPLKPQTQNAPFFSLTVATSSAAFRILRRLKKHRSLFLISLPLLYLYLLASRSFFLDFLTALAFSTALLFSLNIALPSLRSFPLHLTLRKLHPSSPSSRSPPPLPVFWTIGSRPKSEKRLGSGCWVQVFGNGDFYEGEFHRGKCSGSGVYYYSMSGKYEGDWIDGRYDGYGVETWARGSRYRGQYRQGLRHGFGVYRFYTGDVYAGEWSNGQSHGCGVHTCEDGSRYVGEFKWGVKHGLGHYHFRNGDTYAGEYFADKMHGFGAYRFANGHRYEGAWHEGRRQGLGMYTFRNGETQSGHWQNGVLDVPSTQNTTYPVSPVGVNHSKVLNAVQEARRAAEKANDVGKVDERVNRAVSAANRAANAARVAAVKAVQKQMHHHVNNESFQIPVM; encoded by the exons ATGCATCAAAAGAAATCAGAGGTCCAAATCGGAAAAGAAAGCATCGGCGTTTCTTCCGATTTCAACCCAACACCACCGATTCAACATAACCACCACCAGAATTACCAGCGTCAACACCTCTGTCCACGTCATCACTCAATCGATATCTCCCCAACCCAATCCCCCCTTCCGCAAAAACAACCTCCCATTAATAAACCGCCTCTCAAGCCGCAAACGCAAAACGCGCCGTTCTTTTCTCTCACCGTCGCAACTTCCTCCGCCGCCTTTCGCATCCTCCGCCGCCTCAAGAAACACCGTTCCCTCTTTTTAATATCTCTCCCGCTTTTATATCTCTACCTCCTCGCTTCGCGGTCTTTCTTTCTGGATTTTCTTACCGCTTTGGCTTTTTCTACCGCGTTGCTGTTTTCCCTCAACATCGCTCTTCCTTCTCTGCGTTCTTTTCCTCTTCATCTCACGCTCCGGAAACTCCATCCGTCGTCCCCGTCTTCGCGATCGCCTCCTCCTCTTCCGGTTTTCTGGACGATCGGATCGCGGCCGAAGTCGGAGAAGCGGTTGGGTTCGGGTTGTTGGGTTCAGGTTTTCGGGAACGGGGATTTTTACGAAGGGGAGTTTCATAGAGGGAAGTGTTCTGGGAGTGGTGTGTATTATTATAGTATGAGTGGGAAATATGAAGGGGATTGGATTGATGGGAGATATGATGGATATGGGGTTGAGACGTGGGCGCGTGGGAGTCGGTATAGAGGGCAATATCGGCAAGGATTGAGACATGGGTTTGGTGTTTATAGGTTTTATACGGGGGATGTTTATGCTGGGGAATGGTCGAATGGGCAGAGTCATGGGTGTGGGGTTCATACTTGTGAAGATGGGAGTAGATATGTTGGAGAGTTTAAATGGGGTGTTAAACATGGCCTTGGTCATTACCATTTCAG AAATGGAGACACATATGCGGGGGAATACTTTGCCGACAAGATGCATGGATTTGGGGCATACCGTTTTGCAAATGGCCATCGATATGAAGGAGCCTGGCATGAGGGAAGAAGGCAAGGACTTGGAATGTATACATTTAGAAATGGCGAAACCCAGTCTGGTCACTGGCAAAACGGAGTTCTCGACGTTCCAAGCACACAGAACACCACTTACCCCGTTTCTCCTGTTGGTGTCAATCATTCCAAAGTACTTAATGctgtgcag GAAGCAAGACGAGCGGCCGAGAAAGCCAATGATGTGGGCAAGGTAGATGAAAGGGTAAACAGAGCGGTATCAGCAGCTAATAGAGCAGCCAATGCAGCTAGAGTAGCTGCTGTCAAAGCTGTTCAAAAGCAAATGCATCATCACGTCAACAACGAAAGCTTCCAAATTCCTGTTATGTAA